The following are from one region of the Pseudomonas lalucatii genome:
- a CDS encoding phage infection protein produces the protein MKRQLFLSLAFSVLAANAFAASSAQPVVAEGGSDRLLDSRIAEGGSDRLLDSRVAEGGSDRLIDSRIAEGGSDRLIDNRVAEGGSDRLIDSRIAEGGADRLLDNRVAEGGSDRLLDNRVAEGGSDRLLDSRIAEGGADRLLDSRVAEGGADRLLDSRVAEGGADRLLDSRLAEGGADRLLDNRVAEGGADRLLDNRVA, from the coding sequence ATGAAACGCCAACTCTTCCTCAGCCTCGCTTTCTCTGTACTGGCCGCCAACGCGTTCGCCGCGTCCTCCGCCCAGCCCGTTGTCGCCGAAGGCGGTTCGGATCGCCTGCTCGACAGCCGCATCGCCGAGGGTGGCTCCGACCGCCTGCTCGACAGCCGCGTCGCCGAGGGTGGCTCCGACCGCCTGATCGACAGCCGCATCGCCGAAGGCGGTTCGGATCGCCTGATCGACAACCGCGTCGCCGAGGGTGGCTCCGACCGCCTGATCGACAGCCGCATCGCCGAGGGTGGGGCCGACCGCCTGCTCGACAACCGCGTCGCCGAGGGTGGCTCCGACCGCCTGCTCGACAACCGCGTCGCCGAGGGTGGCTCCGACCGCCTGCTCGACAGCCGCATCGCCGAGGGTGGGGCCGACCGCCTGCTCGACAGCCGCGTCGCCGAGGGTGGTGCCGATCGCCTGCTCGACAGCCGCGTCGCCGAGGGTGGTGCCGACCGCCTGCTCGACAGCCGCCTCGCCGAGGGTGGTGCCGACCGCCTGCTCGACAACCGCGTCGCCGAGGGTGGTGCCGACCGCCTGCTCGACAACCGCGTCGCCTGA
- a CDS encoding CAP domain-containing protein, with the protein MRVRLSVLRLVAVSLGLLCAVAARGAEEARLVEAINAHRGQVQRCAGQASAVLPPLTAEPRLVLPAGRGEELQQALSRTGYPMVSAQAISLSGPRDAPAAMRVLQESYCQVLLDPQFVDIGVSHVGRDWRIVLARPLLSGRLGDWQAEGRRLLEQLNAARGRPRQCGGQSFVAAPPLAWNAALGTAAEEHSRAMANGNFFAHRGRDGRTPGDRAELAGYDARQIGENIAAGLDDSRRVVDGWLASPGHCATLMDPRFRDLGAAYAVDPRSDAGIYWTALFGAP; encoded by the coding sequence ATGCGCGTCAGGTTATCCGTTCTGCGTCTCGTCGCCGTGTCGCTGGGGCTGCTGTGCGCGGTCGCGGCCCGGGGGGCCGAGGAGGCGCGGCTGGTGGAGGCGATCAACGCCCATCGCGGCCAGGTGCAGCGCTGTGCCGGCCAGGCCTCGGCGGTGCTGCCGCCGCTGACGGCCGAACCGCGCCTGGTGCTGCCGGCCGGCAGGGGCGAAGAGCTGCAACAGGCCCTGAGCCGCACCGGCTATCCCATGGTCAGCGCCCAGGCCATCAGCCTGTCCGGGCCGCGGGATGCGCCGGCGGCCATGCGGGTGCTGCAGGAGAGCTATTGCCAGGTGCTGCTCGATCCGCAGTTCGTCGATATCGGTGTGAGCCACGTCGGGCGCGATTGGCGCATCGTCCTGGCGCGGCCGTTGCTGAGCGGCAGGCTGGGCGATTGGCAGGCCGAAGGCCGGCGGTTGCTCGAGCAGCTCAATGCCGCCCGCGGCCGTCCGCGCCAGTGCGGCGGCCAGTCCTTCGTCGCCGCGCCGCCGCTGGCCTGGAACGCCGCACTGGGCACGGCCGCCGAAGAGCACAGCCGGGCCATGGCCAACGGCAACTTCTTCGCCCACCGCGGCCGCGACGGCCGCACCCCGGGCGACCGGGCGGAGCTGGCCGGCTACGACGCCCGGCAGATCGGCGAGAACATCGCCGCCGGGCTGGACGACTCGCGCAGGGTGGTCGACGGCTGGCTGGCCAGCCCCGGCCACTGCGCCACCCTGATGGACCCGCGGTTCCGCGACCTGGGCGCGGCCTACGCGGTCGACCCCAGGAGCGATGCGGGCATCTACTGGACGGCGCTGTTCGGCGCGCCCTGA
- a CDS encoding DUF2938 domain-containing protein, translating to MTSEIILRAMLVGLGATLVLDLWALARRRFFGVPSLDYALVGRWLGHMGQGRVRHAAIGKAPVVRGERLLGWGCHYLIGVLFAGAMLVAVGPQWLCRPSLLPALLLGLLSVAAPLLLMQPAFGMGLAASRLPNPWQVRLRSLLSHLVFGLGIYLVGWGAAQLPATSLCAV from the coding sequence ATGACAAGCGAAATCATCCTGCGGGCAATGCTGGTGGGCTTGGGGGCGACCCTGGTGCTGGACCTCTGGGCGCTCGCGCGGCGGCGCTTCTTCGGCGTCCCGTCGCTCGACTACGCCCTGGTGGGGCGCTGGCTGGGGCACATGGGCCAGGGCCGCGTGCGTCACGCGGCGATCGGCAAGGCGCCGGTGGTGCGCGGCGAGCGCCTGCTCGGCTGGGGCTGCCACTACCTGATCGGCGTGCTGTTCGCCGGGGCGATGCTGGTAGCGGTGGGGCCGCAGTGGCTGTGCCGGCCGAGCCTGCTGCCGGCGCTGCTGCTGGGCCTGCTCAGCGTCGCCGCGCCCTTGCTGCTGATGCAGCCGGCGTTCGGCATGGGCCTGGCGGCTTCGCGCCTGCCGAACCCCTGGCAGGTCAGGCTGCGCAGCCTGCTGAGCCACCTGGTGTTCGGCCTGGGTATCTATCTGGTGGGGTGGGGCGCCGCACAGCTGCCGGCAACGTCGCTCTGTGCGGTTTAG
- a CDS encoding helix-turn-helix domain-containing protein has translation MQEMDIAKISRWSGLPASTLRYYEERGLIRAIGRNGLKRVFDASVLQRLTLIALGRAAGFSLDDIAVMLTSDSQPAIDRGRLRDKADELDRRIKRLCAMRDGLRHVAACPEDNHLQCPKFQRLMRLAARDAARGKARPPEPA, from the coding sequence ATGCAAGAGATGGATATCGCCAAGATCTCGCGCTGGTCCGGCCTGCCGGCCTCGACGCTGCGCTACTACGAGGAACGGGGCCTGATCCGCGCCATCGGCCGCAACGGCCTGAAGCGGGTGTTCGACGCCTCGGTGCTGCAGCGCCTGACCCTGATCGCGCTGGGCCGGGCGGCGGGGTTCTCCCTGGACGATATCGCCGTCATGCTGACTAGCGACAGCCAGCCCGCCATCGACCGCGGGCGCTTGCGCGACAAGGCCGACGAGCTCGACCGGCGCATCAAACGGCTCTGTGCCATGCGCGACGGCCTGCGCCATGTGGCCGCCTGCCCCGAGGACAACCACCTGCAATGCCCAAAGTTCCAGCGCCTGATGCGCCTGGCCGCGCGCGACGCCGCCCGCGGCAAGGCCCGGCCGCCCGAGCCGGCCTAG
- a CDS encoding PaaI family thioesterase, with protein MHDAPLQDLAAPEGVCYGCGARNPHGLHVKSYWHADGVHVMAEHLPDDKYCGWPGLVYGGLLAMLVDCHSNWAAMAYHYRAERREVGSLPRIDCVTGHLGIKYIKPTPMGVPLTLRAKVEGEVGRKTRVICEVYAGDLLTAIGDSTFVRVNTEQLRAAAHAREA; from the coding sequence ATGCACGACGCTCCCCTGCAAGATCTGGCGGCACCGGAAGGTGTCTGTTACGGCTGCGGCGCTCGCAACCCCCACGGCCTGCACGTCAAGAGCTACTGGCATGCCGACGGCGTGCATGTCATGGCCGAGCACCTGCCCGACGACAAGTACTGCGGCTGGCCCGGCCTGGTCTACGGCGGGCTGCTCGCCATGCTGGTGGACTGCCATTCGAACTGGGCGGCCATGGCCTACCACTACCGTGCCGAACGCCGCGAAGTCGGCAGCCTGCCGCGTATCGACTGCGTCACCGGCCACCTCGGCATCAAGTACATCAAGCCGACCCCGATGGGCGTCCCCCTGACCCTGCGGGCCAAGGTCGAGGGCGAGGTCGGGCGCAAGACCCGGGTGATCTGCGAGGTCTACGCCGGCGACCTGCTCACCGCCATCGGCGACTCGACCTTCGTGCGTGTCAACACCGAACAGCTGCGGGCCGCGGCCCACGCTCGGGAAGCCTGA
- a CDS encoding STAS/SEC14 domain-containing protein, which produces MFRVSRKTANRIDVDFAGKLDRDEMRVALDELTQQSEGIEHGRMLYRIGAFELPTLGAMGVELSRLPQLFRFIRRFERMAVVADKQWLRKASELEGALIPGLTIKAFDSNQEAEAEAWLQG; this is translated from the coding sequence ATGTTCCGGGTATCGCGAAAGACTGCTAACCGCATCGACGTGGACTTCGCCGGCAAGCTCGACCGTGACGAGATGCGCGTCGCTCTGGATGAACTGACGCAGCAGTCCGAAGGCATCGAGCATGGGCGGATGCTCTATCGCATCGGCGCCTTCGAACTCCCCACCCTGGGCGCGATGGGGGTCGAGTTGTCGCGCCTGCCGCAGCTGTTCCGCTTCATCCGACGCTTCGAACGCATGGCCGTGGTCGCCGACAAGCAGTGGCTGCGCAAGGCCAGCGAGCTCGAGGGGGCCCTGATTCCCGGCCTGACCATCAAGGCGTTCGACTCGAATCAGGAGGCCGAGGCGGAGGCCTGGCTGCAAGGCTGA
- a CDS encoding peptidylprolyl isomerase has translation MARATARHILVASEAKCNELKAAIEAGADFAQVAKDNSTCPSGRNGGDLGSFGPGQMVKEFDTVVFSAPLNVVQGPVKTQFGYHLLEVTSRQD, from the coding sequence ATGGCCCGAGCCACTGCCCGTCACATCCTGGTTGCCAGCGAAGCCAAGTGCAACGAACTGAAAGCCGCCATCGAAGCCGGCGCCGACTTCGCCCAGGTCGCCAAGGACAACTCCACCTGCCCGTCCGGCCGCAATGGCGGCGACCTCGGCTCCTTCGGCCCGGGGCAGATGGTCAAGGAATTCGACACCGTGGTGTTCAGCGCGCCGCTGAATGTCGTGCAGGGTCCGGTGAAGACCCAGTTCGGCTACCACCTGCTGGAAGTCACCAGCCGCCAGGACTGA
- a CDS encoding EamA family transporter, with amino-acid sequence MSPKDLLLALVVIVVWGLNFVVIKLGLDDMPPMLLGALRFMLAAFPAILLVRRPQMPLRWLLAYGVTISLGQFAFLFSAMAVGMPAGLASVVLQSQAFFTLCFAVLLLGERLRASNLLGLLVAAGGLLLIALQHDLGMTLAGFVLTLGAATMWALGNIVTRRVGKVNLVGLVVWGSLVPPLPFLALSWWLEGPQVMAAALRGIGLDAILVLVYLAFGATILGYGLWSRLLSRYLASQVAPFSLLVPVVGLSSSALLLGERLGTQQMLGALLVMLGLLINVWGGWLYGRLRAA; translated from the coding sequence ATGTCACCGAAGGATCTGTTGTTGGCGCTGGTCGTGATCGTCGTCTGGGGCCTGAATTTCGTGGTGATCAAGCTCGGCCTGGACGACATGCCGCCCATGCTGCTGGGTGCCCTGCGCTTCATGCTGGCGGCCTTCCCGGCGATCCTCCTGGTCAGGCGCCCGCAGATGCCGCTGCGCTGGCTGCTGGCCTACGGCGTGACCATCTCCCTCGGCCAGTTCGCCTTCCTGTTCTCGGCCATGGCGGTCGGCATGCCGGCCGGCCTGGCCTCGGTGGTGCTGCAGTCCCAGGCGTTCTTCACCCTGTGCTTCGCCGTGCTGCTGCTCGGCGAGCGCCTGCGCGCGAGCAACCTGCTGGGGTTGCTGGTGGCGGCCGGTGGCCTGCTGCTGATCGCCCTGCAACACGATCTCGGCATGACCCTGGCCGGCTTCGTCCTGACCCTGGGCGCCGCGACGATGTGGGCGCTGGGCAATATCGTCACGCGCAGGGTCGGCAAGGTGAACCTGGTTGGCCTGGTGGTCTGGGGCAGCCTGGTGCCGCCGCTGCCGTTCCTGGCGTTGTCCTGGTGGCTGGAAGGGCCGCAGGTGATGGCCGCGGCGCTGCGCGGCATCGGCCTGGATGCGATTCTGGTGCTGGTCTACCTGGCGTTCGGCGCGACCATTCTCGGCTACGGCCTGTGGAGCCGGCTGCTGTCGCGCTACCTGGCCAGCCAGGTGGCGCCGTTCTCGCTGCTGGTGCCGGTGGTCGGCCTGAGTTCCTCGGCCCTGCTGCTGGGCGAGCGCCTCGGCACGCAGCAGATGCTCGGCGCGCTGCTGGTGATGCTCGGGCTGTTGATCAACGTCTGGGGCGGCTGGCTCTACGGGCGTCTGCGAGCGGCCTGA
- a CDS encoding universal stress protein has translation MRKVLVAFDGSDSAKRALQYVIDFARMHEATLEVHLLNVQHAAVLYGEYVNDEMIANMRQSQQQQALESLAWPAAQLEAAGMACQKHTAFGNVAEQVNIAVRKLQCDTVVMGTRGLGNFTGLLLGSVATRVIHEVQVPVLLVK, from the coding sequence ATGCGTAAGGTATTGGTTGCATTCGATGGTTCGGACAGTGCGAAGCGGGCCCTGCAATACGTGATCGACTTTGCGCGGATGCATGAGGCGACGCTCGAGGTCCACCTGCTCAATGTCCAGCATGCCGCGGTGCTGTATGGCGAGTACGTCAATGACGAGATGATCGCCAATATGCGCCAGTCGCAGCAGCAGCAGGCCCTCGAGTCGCTGGCCTGGCCGGCCGCGCAGCTCGAGGCCGCAGGCATGGCCTGTCAGAAGCACACGGCGTTCGGCAACGTGGCCGAGCAGGTGAACATCGCCGTCAGGAAGCTGCAGTGCGACACCGTGGTCATGGGCACCCGCGGCCTGGGCAACTTCACCGGCCTGTTGCTGGGTTCGGTGGCCACCCGGGTGATCCATGAGGTGCAGGTGCCGGTGCTGCTGGTGAAGTAG
- a CDS encoding universal stress protein produces the protein MRTILLAFDGSDSSRRAVEYVVEFARVHGAKLQVHLINVQHEPLLYGEYVTSEFVEQLQQSLLAAAAQALEWPADQLQEAGIAHKCHTALGNVAEQVSDAVKQLQCDTVVMGTRGLGTFTGLLLGSVATRVIHEVAVPVVLVK, from the coding sequence ATGCGCACCATATTGCTGGCATTCGATGGCTCGGACAGCTCCAGGCGTGCGGTGGAGTACGTCGTCGAGTTCGCCCGAGTCCATGGGGCGAAACTGCAGGTCCATCTGATCAACGTGCAGCACGAGCCCCTGCTGTACGGCGAGTATGTGACCAGCGAATTCGTCGAGCAGCTGCAGCAATCGCTGCTGGCGGCCGCGGCCCAGGCCCTCGAGTGGCCCGCCGACCAGTTGCAGGAGGCGGGCATCGCGCACAAATGCCACACCGCCCTGGGCAACGTGGCGGAGCAGGTCAGCGACGCGGTCAAGCAGTTGCAGTGCGACACCGTGGTCATGGGCACCCGTGGCCTGGGGACCTTCACCGGCCTGCTGCTGGGTTCGGTGGCCACCCGGGTGATTCACGAGGTGGCGGTGCCGGTGGTGCTGGTCAAGTAG
- a CDS encoding YebC/PmpR family DNA-binding transcriptional regulator: MGAQWKAKPKEAAANARGKIFGRLVKEIMIAARNGADPDMNPKLRLAVHQAKKASMPKDTLERAIKKGAGLTGETVNFERTTYEGFAPHQVPVIVECLTDNVNRTVAEIRVLFRKGQLGASGSVAWDFDHVGLIEASSDSGADPELAAIEAGAQDFDVADDDNSLFITEPTDLDAVSRALPEQGFTVNSAHLGYRPKNPVTSLTPEQREEVEAFLEAIDGHDDVQNVYVGLAG, encoded by the coding sequence ATGGGCGCTCAGTGGAAAGCCAAACCTAAAGAAGCCGCCGCCAACGCCAGAGGCAAGATCTTCGGCCGGCTGGTGAAAGAGATCATGATCGCCGCGCGCAACGGCGCCGACCCGGACATGAACCCCAAGCTGCGCCTGGCCGTCCACCAGGCCAAGAAAGCCTCGATGCCCAAGGACACCCTGGAGCGGGCGATCAAGAAGGGCGCCGGCCTGACCGGCGAGACCGTCAACTTCGAGCGCACCACCTACGAAGGCTTCGCCCCGCACCAGGTGCCGGTGATCGTCGAGTGCCTGACCGACAACGTCAACCGCACCGTCGCCGAGATCCGCGTGCTGTTCCGCAAGGGCCAGCTCGGCGCCTCCGGCTCGGTGGCCTGGGACTTCGACCACGTCGGCCTGATCGAGGCCTCCAGCGACAGCGGCGCCGACCCGGAGCTGGCGGCGATCGAGGCCGGTGCCCAGGACTTCGACGTCGCCGATGACGACAACAGCCTGTTCATCACCGAGCCGACCGACCTGGACGCCGTCAGCCGCGCCCTGCCGGAGCAGGGTTTCACCGTCAACTCGGCGCACCTGGGCTATCGCCCGAAGAACCCGGTGACCAGCCTGACGCCCGAGCAGCGCGAAGAGGTCGAGGCCTTTCTCGAGGCCATCGACGGCCACGACGACGTGCAGAACGTCTACGTCGGCCTGGCCGGCTGA
- a CDS encoding carboxymuconolactone decarboxylase family protein codes for MERHKKLDTYGRFKQQHPDYFAAVEALGATLRDAGPLDERQVQLVQLGAAAAIRSEGAVHSHARRALEAGASAEQVRHALLALTSTIGFPTVIAALSWAEEVMAAPQA; via the coding sequence ATGGAACGGCACAAGAAACTCGATACCTACGGGCGCTTCAAGCAACAGCATCCGGACTACTTCGCCGCCGTGGAGGCGCTCGGCGCGACGCTGCGCGATGCCGGCCCGCTGGACGAGCGCCAGGTGCAGCTGGTGCAGCTCGGTGCGGCGGCGGCGATCCGCTCCGAGGGCGCCGTGCACAGCCATGCACGGCGGGCGCTGGAGGCCGGGGCGAGCGCGGAGCAGGTCCGTCACGCGCTGCTGGCGCTGACCAGCACCATCGGCTTCCCGACCGTGATCGCGGCCCTGAGCTGGGCCGAAGAGGTGATGGCCGCCCCGCAGGCCTAG
- a CDS encoding ABC transporter permease, giving the protein MRGADAVQLWLGALRGHRSRSLMLLLAVAIGVLAVVLVTGLGEGARTFVLNEFAGLGRNTLILLPGRSETTGGMPPITGLSPRELTAGDAAAIARLPQVRRVAPQQAGLLQVSVGNRSREALALGTSHDFFAIRQLRVAQGQALPALAYDQGEAVCVIGAGLRRELFGPAPALGQWLRAGDRRLRVIGILAPRGESFGMDFDEALIMPLANAQALFDREGLLRAFVEIRGPRFLASSRERILATLRERHGGDEDVTLVSQGSLLGAFDDILGTLTLALGGIAAISLLVAGILIMNVTWISVSQRTAEIGLLKALGATAGQVRLLFLGEAAVLAAGGALAGLLLGETLLWLVRLLLQLPLYAPWWARLGALALALVSALLFAWLPASRGAGLAPVAALRPAAGALMQLSDGLRLTGRALLSRPLRSLLTLLGVAVGIAAVALLTAIGEGLRGYVQDNFAQFGTRNLTIRPGLTQTAGLGGLLGSVRPLSIADADALRRLRHVEAVVPIIQGHGDVQYGRLDRRIGILGSGHQMAQAWRFRLAMGEFLPEPRDGRSPPYVVLGHTLRTELFGTAQPLGQMVRVGGMRFRVIGVMEEKGRLLGFDIDDIAYIPVDWAQHLFNREGLAKINLVFNGGTSAAAMAERVRRLLIERHGREDFSLTTQDDMLRSLDRILGLLSLAVGALGGISLLVGAVGILTIMTTTVGERAAEIGLLRAIGATPRQVLGLFLGEALLLALLGGLLGLLLLGGLLGALHLLLPGLPLGLQPLFLLLALLLAALIGVLAGVAPARRAARLQPVAALRCE; this is encoded by the coding sequence ATGCGCGGCGCCGACGCGGTGCAGCTGTGGCTCGGCGCCCTGCGCGGGCATCGCTCGCGCAGCCTGATGCTGCTGCTGGCGGTGGCCATCGGGGTGCTCGCGGTGGTGCTGGTCACCGGCCTGGGCGAGGGCGCGCGGACCTTCGTCCTCAACGAATTCGCCGGCCTCGGCCGCAACACCCTGATCCTCCTGCCCGGGCGCAGCGAGACCACCGGCGGCATGCCGCCGATCACCGGCCTGTCGCCGCGCGAGCTGACCGCCGGGGACGCCGCGGCCATCGCCCGCCTGCCCCAGGTGCGGCGGGTCGCGCCGCAGCAGGCCGGGCTGCTGCAGGTCAGCGTCGGCAATCGCAGTCGCGAGGCCCTGGCCCTGGGCACCAGCCACGACTTCTTCGCCATCCGCCAGCTGCGGGTGGCCCAGGGCCAGGCATTGCCGGCACTGGCCTACGACCAGGGCGAGGCAGTCTGCGTGATCGGCGCCGGCCTGCGCCGCGAGCTGTTCGGCCCGGCGCCGGCCCTCGGCCAGTGGCTGCGCGCCGGCGACCGGCGCCTGCGGGTGATCGGCATCCTGGCGCCGCGCGGCGAGTCCTTCGGCATGGACTTCGACGAAGCGCTGATCATGCCCCTGGCCAATGCCCAGGCGCTGTTCGACCGCGAGGGCCTGCTGCGGGCATTCGTCGAGATCCGCGGGCCGCGCTTCCTGGCCAGCAGCCGCGAGCGGATCCTCGCCACCCTGCGCGAGCGCCATGGCGGCGACGAGGATGTCACCCTGGTCAGCCAGGGCAGCCTGCTCGGCGCCTTCGACGACATCCTCGGCACCCTGACCCTGGCCCTGGGCGGGATCGCCGCCATCAGCCTGCTGGTGGCCGGCATCCTGATCATGAACGTCACCTGGATCTCGGTGAGCCAGCGCACCGCCGAGATCGGCCTGCTCAAGGCCCTCGGCGCGACGGCCGGGCAGGTGCGCCTGTTGTTCCTCGGCGAGGCGGCGGTGCTGGCCGCGGGCGGAGCCCTGGCCGGCCTGCTGCTCGGCGAGACGCTGCTGTGGCTTGTGCGTCTGCTGCTGCAGCTGCCGCTGTACGCGCCCTGGTGGGCGCGGCTCGGGGCCCTGGCGCTGGCGCTGGTCAGCGCCCTGCTGTTCGCCTGGCTGCCGGCCAGCCGTGGTGCCGGCCTAGCGCCGGTGGCGGCGCTGCGGCCGGCGGCGGGGGCGCTGATGCAGCTGTCCGATGGCCTGCGGCTGACCGGCCGGGCCTTGCTCAGCCGGCCGCTGCGCAGCCTGCTGACCCTGCTCGGGGTGGCCGTCGGCATCGCCGCGGTGGCGCTGCTCACCGCCATAGGCGAGGGCCTGCGCGGCTATGTGCAGGACAACTTCGCCCAGTTCGGCACGCGCAACCTGACGATCCGCCCGGGCCTGACCCAGACCGCCGGCCTCGGTGGCCTGCTCGGCAGCGTGCGCCCGCTGAGCATCGCCGATGCCGATGCCCTGCGCCGCCTGCGGCATGTCGAGGCGGTGGTGCCGATCATCCAGGGCCACGGCGACGTGCAATACGGTCGCCTCGACCGGCGTATCGGCATCCTCGGCAGCGGTCACCAGATGGCCCAGGCCTGGCGCTTCCGGCTGGCCATGGGCGAATTCCTCCCCGAGCCCCGCGACGGCCGCTCGCCGCCCTACGTGGTGCTCGGCCATACCCTGCGCACGGAGCTGTTCGGCACGGCCCAGCCGCTGGGGCAGATGGTGCGCGTCGGTGGCATGCGCTTCCGGGTGATCGGGGTGATGGAGGAGAAGGGGCGCCTGCTCGGCTTCGACATCGACGACATCGCCTACATCCCGGTGGACTGGGCGCAGCACCTGTTCAACCGCGAAGGCCTGGCCAAGATCAACCTGGTGTTCAATGGCGGAACCAGCGCCGCGGCCATGGCCGAGCGGGTCCGGCGACTGTTGATCGAGCGCCACGGCCGCGAGGACTTCAGCCTCACCACCCAGGACGACATGCTGCGCAGCCTGGACCGCATCCTCGGCCTCCTCAGCCTGGCCGTCGGCGCCCTCGGCGGCATCTCGCTGCTGGTCGGCGCGGTCGGCATCCTCACCATCATGACCACCACGGTCGGCGAGCGCGCGGCGGAGATCGGCCTGTTGCGCGCCATCGGCGCCACGCCGCGGCAGGTGCTCGGCCTGTTCCTCGGCGAGGCGCTGCTGCTGGCATTGCTCGGCGGGCTGCTGGGGCTGCTACTGCTGGGGGGGCTGCTGGGGGCCTTGCACCTGCTGTTGCCGGGCCTGCCGCTCGGCCTGCAGCCGCTGTTCCTGCTGCTGGCGCTGTTGCTGGCCGCGCTGATCGGCGTACTCGCCGGCGTCGCCCCGGCGCGGCGCGCGGCGCGCCTGCAGCCGGTGGCGGCGCTGCGCTGCGAGTAG
- a CDS encoding ABC transporter ATP-binding protein — protein sequence MIRLSGLSRCYQAGEQRVVGLDGLELEVAAGDYLAVMGPSGSGKSTLLNILGLLDAPDAGEYWLNGEATAGLSEARRAALRSRWIGFVFQSYHLIPRLSAEENIELPMLLAGIDARLRRQRSRELAERLGLGDRLRHRPGELSGGQRQRVAIARAIAMQPELLLADEPTGNLDSRAGEQVFALLEQLNAEGLTLIVVTHDAQHAARARRQLRLRDGRPVAEACLEPA from the coding sequence ATGATCCGCCTGAGCGGGCTGAGCCGTTGCTACCAGGCCGGCGAGCAGCGCGTCGTCGGCCTCGACGGGCTGGAGCTGGAGGTCGCCGCCGGCGACTACCTGGCGGTGATGGGGCCGTCCGGTTCCGGCAAGTCGACCCTGCTCAACATCCTCGGCCTGCTGGACGCCCCGGACGCCGGCGAGTACTGGCTCAACGGCGAGGCCACGGCGGGCCTCAGCGAGGCGCGGCGCGCCGCGTTGCGCAGCCGCTGGATCGGCTTCGTGTTCCAGTCCTACCACCTGATTCCGCGCCTGAGCGCCGAGGAAAACATCGAGCTACCGATGCTCCTGGCCGGTATCGATGCGCGCCTGCGCCGGCAGCGCAGTCGCGAACTGGCCGAGCGTCTGGGCCTGGGCGACCGCTTGCGCCACCGTCCCGGCGAGCTGTCCGGCGGCCAGCGCCAGCGCGTGGCGATCGCCCGGGCCATCGCCATGCAGCCCGAGCTGCTGCTGGCCGACGAGCCGACCGGCAATCTCGACAGTCGCGCCGGCGAGCAGGTGTTCGCCCTGCTCGAGCAGCTCAACGCCGAGGGCCTGACCCTGATCGTGGTGACCCACGATGCCCAGCATGCGGCCCGCGCGCGGCGCCAGCTGCGCCTGCGTGACGGGCGCCCGGTCGCCGAGGCGTGTCTGGAGCCGGCCTGA